GCATCTTAAATTAGGGACCATTAGGGGTGGTCGCCgttgccggaggatcatggtggtggtcggagatggtggtggtggtggtggttgtataacttacacatgtgtaagttgtaacttacacatctgtaagtcgtggtggcggtggtcgccgttgccggaggatcatggaggtggtcggagatgatggtggtggtcggagatggtgaaAAATGAATGTTTGAGAAGTGTCCCTAGTGTCCCTAATTTAAAAGTGTCCCTAAATtaacttttctctctctctctctctctaaatatatatatatatatatatttattaaaacaataggaatcctAACCTTTTAAAACCATCCTCaatataaagctatttttaaaatttgccacataggtttttatgtgtcattatcacatttttttgacaatatttatccattaaatattaaataaaaaagaaaagatatttatacacaaacttaagaaaccaaatcctttatatttaagaaacaaatcccatatgcaaaaaagaaaactaaaaccgtataaacttaaatatgagtttaaattttctatatatcttttttttccctgtaaaggcaatattctttatctaacttttttgatcttgGATTCAATTTATCAAatcgtatattatcaaaatcgtttcattatagaaatttaaatatttctaactaAATAATGATATCACAATTTGATTCATTGAAGTTACGGGTTATACAGGTTCATTTCTTTCATGGGtagcaattgttttaataaaaacatgggttgtaattacaattattcctgatcaaatacgatatttagagcaaatatgcagccacaagatactgtcaatctcatttaaactaattttcatTATCCAGGTAGCACAACACCATtaggtttctaaatatgttcaacaaagtttaatttttttttttttggtatttaaatgttgaacattatatatattattgatttcaatgtcaatattaaaacttttaaaaaataaatttaatatctgcacatcgtgcgggtaaaaaaccttgtatatatatattatatgtgtgtgtgtatatatatattgtgtgtgtgtgtgtgtgtgtatatatatatataatatgagaCAATGATTCCTCTGTATACATGAATTGCTGATTGTCATGCATATGTTTACAGGTGAACACTTTAAAGAAGAACATTGGCATGTTTTCTGGTTTTGTCTGGGCTGATGATGAGGTGAGATTGTAAAAACTCTTAGCAACTTTTCATTAttgaagtatatatatgattagttGTTACTTGTTAGGGCTTTATCCACTTACGAGAAATGATTTGGTTCATTGATTATGTCTGCAGCAGGGAAAACAAAAGACAAAGGTGAAAGAAAGACTCGACAAACTCACGAAGGAAAAGCTATTTGActtttgtgatattttaaatcttcaaattcACAAATCTCAACTCAAGAAGGTAGGTATTCAATTCATCATATACTATAAGCTGTGCTCTTtggtaaaatatttttaattatatgtcaTTGTGTTTGTATATTCAGGAGGAAGTTTCGGTAAAATTGTTAGAGTTTTTACAATCTCCGCATGCCACAACAGAAGTTTTGCTTGCTGAACAAGAACAGGTTTGTGTACTAATATGTTGAATTTCCAGCAATCTGGCTTTCATAAAATAAGTGTATCCATGATGAGTATATTAATGAGTACCAATGACATGTAAGCAATAAGTGTATCCATGATGAGTATATTAATGAGTACCAATGACATGTAAGCTAAATAttcttaatttttcttttcttcagaaAGGCAAAAAGCAAAAGGCCAAGTCAAAAAGGAGCCGAACCCCATCCAAGGTTTGTGTTCAGCATGCCTATGATATATGTGTACATGCTTGTGTGGTGATGTAATTATCACTAAATTTGtgataaggttataatgtgaaGAGCTCTCCATCTTTCATTTTATAGAAACATTCTGGAGAGAAACGTAAGCGGTCATCTAAAACTCAAGAAGAAACCAATGTAGATGTAAACGAAGGTTCAGAGAATTTAGATGATTCCCAGGAGGAAGACGACGATAACACACCCTCAAAACCAGAAAGTGTTGAGGAAGAAGATAAGTCggatgatggtggtgatgatgaagaGCTGGGAGAAGAGGGAGATGAACCAGAAAAGGCTTCTTCAAAAAAGAGTGTCAGGAACTCTGGAAAGAAAACTGAAGGTAAATTTAAAGCTGTTAAAAAAGATGATCTACAGGAAGTGGAAGAAAGTGAACCAGAAAAGACTTCCATGAAGAGTGCTAATAAGGATTCCGGAAATAAAACTGTAGAGAAATCTAAAGCAGTTAAGAAAGCTGATGTGAAATCACCCACCAAGTCAAATAAAAAGTCATCTACTCCAGCTTCCAAGAAAGGTGCCAATGCTTCTGGATCTAAGGTATCATCAGCCAAGGAAGAAAAAAGCAGCTCAAAGATGGACACTAAAGGGTCTGCACAGAAAGAGTCTGCAGAAGATCAAGGTACACTTGCTTTTGTGACCTTTGTTATGCAATTTTTTGTTCTTAATGCATATATCAATCTATatcattatcaatattataaagcatttggtCTTTTCTCTtaaagttataaattttaagtaCAACAAATTGACTATTTTGTTTGTAAGCATATATATACTGCCACATATCACACGGACATGGTTCTAGTGATAAATAAAAATCTGTATACAGGCAAGGAAAAAACCAACAAGAAAGAAAAGGCAGAGCCGACTAATAAAGAGATTTATGCAGTTGTTTTTGGCATCTTGAAGGAAGTTGATTATAATACTGTAAGTGAATCTCACCTTTCTTAGTTGACTTCCTAAATCAACTGGAGGACGCTAACATAACTTTTTATTCTTATGCAGGCAACATTGGGCGATATCATTAAACAACTTGGTGTGTTACCccccaccttttttttttaattgtaaaagTATACACGAGTATCATGTAAATGTCTTTGGATCTGAACTAATCTTTTGAATCTGTGATTTTAGGTACCCATTTTGGTCAGGATCTAATGCACAGAAAGGCTGAGGTGAAGGCCATAATAACTGATGCCGGTGAGAAAATAGCGGCAGAGCCGACTAATAAAGAGCTGCATGCAGTTGCTGTTGGCATCTTGAAGGAAGTTGATTTCAATACTGTAAGTGAAGCTCACCTTTCTTGACTTCCTAAATCAACTTGAGGATGCTAAtgtatatttttcatttcttatgATGCAGGCAACATTGTCTGATATCATTAAACAACTTGGTGCGTTAACccctttttttgtttgttatttaaataaattatacacAATTATCATGTGAATGTCTCTGAACTAATCTTTTTGATCTGTGATTTTAGGTACCCATTTTGGTCTGGATCTAATGCACAGAAAGGATGAGGTGAAGGCCATAATAACTGAAGTGATCAATAATATGTCTGGTGAGGAAGATgaggaggaagaagaaaaagaagcagACGGTGGCAGTGGTGCAGACAAGGATGATGGTGACAAGAATGATTCATAGTAGGCAAATGATATAGGTGTTATCTATAACAGTTAGATAAACATATCTGACAATGAAGATAATGAGGAAGTTGTTACCAGAAGTAATCATTGTACAGGTATTTCTGTGCAGGATATACTAAG
The Erigeron canadensis isolate Cc75 chromosome 2, C_canadensis_v1, whole genome shotgun sequence DNA segment above includes these coding regions:
- the LOC122587128 gene encoding protein DEK-like isoform X2 — protein: MASEIETLETKKQGDVVSPVETEAELPEAKEDQVADKEEDTKEGSSKRARAKKGETSSAKKARTGSGSPVTPIDRPTRERKTVERYTESAGRLPAPKPFSVEKGSGTQLKEIPNVAYKLSKRKPDDSLHALHTVLFNKRGKVNTLKKNIGMFSGFVWADDEGKQKTKVKERLDKLTKEKLFDFCDILNLQIHKSQLKKEEVSVKLLEFLQSPHATTEVLLAEQEQKGKKQKAKSKRSRTPSKKHSGEKRKRSSKTQEETNVDVNEGSENLDDSQEEDDDNTPSKPESVEEEDKSDDGGDDEELGEEGDEPEKASSKKSVRNSGKKTEGKFKAVKKDDLQEVEESEPEKTSMKSANKDSGNKTVEKSKAVKKADVKSPTKSNKKSSTPASKKGANASGSKVSSAKEEKSSSKMDTKGSAQKESAEDQGKEKTNKKEKAEPTNKEIYAVVFGILKEVDYNTATLGDIIKQLGTHFGQDLMHRKAEVKAIITDAGEKIAAEPTNKELHAVAVGILKEVDFNTATLSDIIKQLGTHFGLDLMHRKDEVKAIITEVINNMSGEEDEEEEEKEADGGSGADKDDGDKNDS
- the LOC122587128 gene encoding protein DEK-like isoform X1 — translated: MASEIETLETKKQGDVVSPVETEAELPEAKEDQVADKEEDTKEGSSKRARAKKGETSSAKKARTGSGSPVTPIDRPTRERKTVERYTESAGRLPAPKPFSVEKGSGTQLKEIPNVAYKLSKRKPDDSLHALHTVLFNKRGKVNTLKKNIGMFSGFVWADDEQGKQKTKVKERLDKLTKEKLFDFCDILNLQIHKSQLKKEEVSVKLLEFLQSPHATTEVLLAEQEQKGKKQKAKSKRSRTPSKKHSGEKRKRSSKTQEETNVDVNEGSENLDDSQEEDDDNTPSKPESVEEEDKSDDGGDDEELGEEGDEPEKASSKKSVRNSGKKTEGKFKAVKKDDLQEVEESEPEKTSMKSANKDSGNKTVEKSKAVKKADVKSPTKSNKKSSTPASKKGANASGSKVSSAKEEKSSSKMDTKGSAQKESAEDQGKEKTNKKEKAEPTNKEIYAVVFGILKEVDYNTATLGDIIKQLGTHFGQDLMHRKAEVKAIITDAGEKIAAEPTNKELHAVAVGILKEVDFNTATLSDIIKQLGTHFGLDLMHRKDEVKAIITEVINNMSGEEDEEEEEKEADGGSGADKDDGDKNDS